Proteins encoded within one genomic window of Paraglaciecola psychrophila 170:
- a CDS encoding tyrosine-type recombinase/integrase — MADNRFKFTLRRIEKIEPSAKRDRYYDTENAGLILEVQPSGRKVFRTFKRNSTSGNLNTVTIGPFPSVTVDMAVKRHSELVSDIYKGIDPTESKREAKRRGITFAALFDIYDKDFSAKVKRDERRASSQEHNGGLYSNHLSQVLDDKSRRLAVVTLEQINEKYASTIIETLKDEKTKPIFNKCLTMLKSMFNLAIKKHLITKNPFIGEKKYTDNERKRYLQEDEMERFFAAIDKEEEIYQDLVKMLLYTGQRKNCVLSMRWEELNNNLNVWTIPTSKMKGKESHTLPLPIQCTNILKRRAEHKHPNGFVFPAKTQNSKLGHIAEKTGENSFWRRITRNAGLYSTNKDQNLTVHDLRRSLASWQINNDVDLYTVSKTLGHKSITTTQKIYAHLNSDKVRDGVSTAASALELASVKNKHDSPFPKLKQLAESLNEDERSYLLGLLSAGN, encoded by the coding sequence ATGGCCGATAATAGATTTAAGTTTACCCTTAGACGTATAGAAAAAATTGAACCATCGGCAAAGCGAGACCGCTATTACGATACAGAAAATGCTGGGTTGATCCTGGAAGTACAGCCCTCGGGTAGAAAAGTATTTCGCACATTTAAACGAAACAGTACCAGCGGCAATCTCAATACAGTCACCATAGGCCCCTTTCCATCTGTCACAGTCGATATGGCAGTTAAGCGTCACAGTGAGCTTGTATCAGATATATATAAAGGCATTGACCCCACAGAGTCAAAACGCGAAGCAAAGCGCAGAGGGATAACCTTTGCTGCCCTTTTTGATATTTACGACAAAGACTTCTCAGCAAAAGTTAAACGCGACGAACGCCGCGCTTCGAGCCAGGAACACAATGGCGGTTTATACAGCAATCACCTTTCACAGGTATTAGATGACAAAAGCAGAAGGCTTGCAGTTGTCACGCTTGAACAAATCAATGAAAAGTATGCCTCTACAATCATAGAAACACTCAAAGATGAAAAAACTAAACCTATATTTAATAAATGCCTAACCATGCTCAAAAGCATGTTTAATCTTGCGATTAAAAAACACTTAATAACCAAAAATCCATTTATAGGTGAGAAGAAATACACCGACAACGAACGTAAACGATATTTACAGGAAGATGAAATGGAGCGTTTTTTCGCTGCCATCGACAAAGAAGAAGAAATTTATCAAGACTTAGTAAAAATGCTGCTTTACACCGGACAACGTAAAAACTGCGTATTATCCATGCGCTGGGAAGAGTTGAACAATAACCTAAACGTTTGGACTATTCCCACCTCAAAGATGAAAGGCAAAGAATCACACACCCTACCCTTACCTATTCAATGCACTAATATTTTAAAACGACGAGCTGAACACAAACACCCCAATGGCTTTGTGTTCCCTGCAAAAACCCAAAACAGTAAGTTAGGTCATATTGCAGAAAAAACCGGCGAGAACTCCTTCTGGCGAAGAATAACCAGAAATGCCGGGCTCTACTCAACAAACAAAGACCAAAACTTAACAGTGCACGATTTAAGGCGTAGTTTGGCCAGTTGGCAGATCAATAACGATGTAGACCTCTACACCGTATCTAAAACACTCGGCCATAAAAGCATCACCACCACCCAAAAAATCTATGCTCACTTAAATTCAGATAAAGTTAGAGATGGAGTATCAACTGCCGCATCAGCATTGGAGCTAGCTTCAGTTAAGAATAAGCATGATTCGCCCTTTCCCAAGCTTAAGCAGCTTGCTGAGTCGCTGAATGAAGATGAACGGAGCTATTTATTGGGTTTGTTATCGGCTGGAAATTGA
- a CDS encoding SIR2 family protein, translating to MKFIARKGAPDIPLELIEAQENDELVFFCGAGVSYPSGLAGFNDLVEAVYQNLHQEKDEIEEQAIKAGFYDRALGLLEARTQIGNTTGINLVRKEIINELTLKPDANVATHKALLQLSKTRSGNYRLVTTNVDHGFLTAEGNAIKRSDSAPKLPVPKSHKWASVVHLHGLIDVEQDPNGEHLVFTSGDFGSAYLTERWASKFVTELFVNFTVVFVGYSLNDPVIRYMTDAIAADRRQDNKLFKDPYVIADTTNKKRLNAIKEWQAKGVEPVLYVKGGANHPNLHNSLQAWAAHARDGLSSKQRIIKSKARLAPRAPYDQDESIQQVLDTLKERVDNNHESVSGYPAKVFSELRDPPAPIEWLPLLQENGLLSISQIRKTINLICTNPVRNNLVMPNKISENIWKWLLHHLDKEILIRWVIDQGLGLHPLFKELVNWKLSSQPPIEPFLSFWKIVTSDHIYLGRTNQSNNYEVISKMANGPDALTLLTFKKLLRPCYQITKAYYWGGEDIRDGNTQRKAFSTDVVLNIDQHEFKRLTKSDNYPKDYTDALVPASEALLDAMELFAIVGLANAKQDRSHWDIISIQPHPQNSNYKSFPILVELCRDLWRALFQSNESKARLILEIWNGYRFPIFRRLILNAYTYNDVIPADETIDYLLEDDGWWLWSSGMTREVYRLLNKAWPQASQNKAEILLNFIVNGPPRLQYVTDISDEEFHTRLNRERWVMLAKLQTFDRELFGEAQVLYKKLSLQYPMWSLSEGDRDEFTHWHSTSVGNDTDITSESLFSLPLPKRVALLTEKNTKFNEGRNDVFRYAGKAQPNDVIETLAYMFAHDDWHHKSWSAGLTGIAEHEENTWSTVAPMVAKLPDEFFREEAWAVAWWARKAGTKVAPQSIDEAHLWNIASRLFELSGNSELETGEDFDAIDRAINDPVGIMTEAILDRLNLYKLESQDELPRPQPFELLDQLLDSDLLTLGRVILFSRLMYFYSVEPEWTQTKMITLLNFDTSDDAKYFWQGYLWNPRLSADLAIDLKEPMLQALEAKSLTGRNLEQLVSLFTLACLQYKDLYTNKEIQQAFRSMGNEGLAYAVGFMESSVSYESEGRDNYWLNRINPLIRKAWPKGGSYLTQEIAQHFTLLLLQLDDTFPEALKTVTPMLRSIDDMYLVLDQFNNSDVIEKYPEEAFQLLFKIFSNQNKWNNDLLGNLMNKFGTVSPALKETTEFMVINDFLVMSQ from the coding sequence ATGAAATTTATTGCTAGAAAAGGTGCACCCGATATTCCACTTGAATTAATTGAAGCTCAAGAAAATGATGAGTTGGTTTTTTTTTGTGGCGCGGGAGTTTCTTATCCTTCTGGCTTGGCAGGGTTCAATGACCTCGTAGAAGCGGTATATCAGAATCTACATCAAGAAAAAGATGAAATAGAAGAACAGGCAATAAAAGCAGGGTTTTATGATCGGGCTCTGGGTTTATTAGAGGCTCGTACTCAAATAGGAAATACAACTGGTATTAACTTAGTACGTAAAGAAATTATCAATGAACTAACGTTAAAGCCTGACGCCAATGTAGCCACTCATAAGGCTCTTTTGCAATTATCAAAAACTAGATCCGGTAACTATCGGTTAGTAACAACAAATGTTGATCATGGTTTTTTGACAGCAGAAGGTAATGCAATTAAACGGTCTGACTCAGCTCCAAAGCTTCCAGTGCCAAAATCACACAAGTGGGCATCTGTAGTCCATCTTCATGGTCTGATTGATGTTGAACAAGACCCGAATGGTGAACATTTAGTTTTTACTAGTGGTGATTTTGGTTCGGCTTACTTAACTGAGAGGTGGGCGAGTAAGTTTGTTACGGAATTATTTGTTAACTTCACTGTTGTTTTTGTGGGGTACAGCCTTAATGATCCTGTAATAAGGTATATGACAGATGCGATTGCAGCGGACCGCAGACAGGATAATAAATTATTCAAAGACCCCTATGTGATTGCGGATACGACAAATAAGAAAAGGCTAAACGCGATTAAGGAATGGCAAGCGAAAGGAGTTGAACCTGTACTTTATGTAAAGGGTGGTGCCAATCATCCTAATCTTCATAACTCTTTACAAGCTTGGGCTGCTCATGCGAGAGATGGCTTAAGTAGCAAACAGCGTATTATTAAATCTAAAGCTAGGTTAGCACCAAGAGCGCCTTATGATCAGGATGAATCGATCCAGCAAGTGCTTGATACCTTAAAGGAAAGGGTAGATAACAATCATGAAAGTGTTAGTGGTTATCCGGCGAAAGTTTTTTCTGAGTTAAGAGACCCACCTGCTCCAATTGAGTGGCTGCCTTTGTTACAGGAAAATGGATTACTTTCGATTAGTCAAATTAGAAAAACAATTAATCTGATTTGTACTAACCCAGTCAGAAATAATTTAGTCATGCCAAATAAAATATCAGAAAATATTTGGAAATGGTTACTTCATCATTTAGACAAAGAAATCTTAATTAGATGGGTTATTGATCAAGGTCTTGGCTTACACCCTTTGTTCAAAGAATTGGTAAATTGGAAACTAAGTAGCCAACCTCCCATTGAGCCATTCTTGTCATTTTGGAAGATAGTCACGTCAGACCATATCTATCTAGGACGCACAAATCAGTCAAATAATTATGAAGTGATCAGTAAAATGGCTAATGGCCCTGATGCCTTAACACTTTTGACGTTTAAAAAGCTATTAAGGCCGTGCTATCAGATTACTAAAGCATACTATTGGGGCGGGGAGGATATTCGTGATGGAAATACACAGAGAAAAGCATTTTCTACAGATGTAGTCCTTAATATTGACCAACATGAATTTAAACGGCTAACAAAATCTGATAATTATCCCAAAGACTATACGGATGCGCTTGTACCTGCTAGCGAGGCGCTTTTAGATGCGATGGAACTGTTTGCTATTGTTGGGCTAGCTAATGCAAAACAGGATCGCTCTCATTGGGATATTATTTCAATTCAACCTCATCCACAAAATAGTAATTATAAATCATTTCCGATTTTGGTCGAATTATGTCGAGACTTATGGAGAGCGTTATTTCAATCGAATGAATCTAAAGCTAGATTGATTCTAGAAATTTGGAATGGCTATCGGTTTCCAATATTTCGACGTCTTATCTTAAATGCTTATACCTATAACGATGTAATACCCGCAGACGAAACTATCGATTATTTGTTGGAAGATGATGGATGGTGGCTTTGGTCTAGTGGTATGACAAGAGAGGTTTACAGGTTACTAAATAAAGCATGGCCGCAGGCCAGTCAGAATAAAGCTGAAATTCTGCTTAACTTTATTGTAAATGGCCCCCCTAGACTACAGTATGTCACAGACATAAGTGATGAAGAATTTCACACAAGGTTAAACCGAGAACGTTGGGTGATGTTGGCAAAATTACAAACTTTTGATCGTGAATTATTTGGCGAAGCTCAGGTTTTGTATAAAAAGCTTTCACTGCAGTACCCTATGTGGAGTCTAAGTGAAGGTGATCGTGATGAGTTTACTCATTGGCATTCTACTAGTGTCGGGAATGATACTGACATTACATCCGAATCACTCTTTTCACTACCATTACCTAAGCGCGTAGCGCTGCTTACTGAAAAAAACACTAAATTTAATGAAGGTCGAAACGATGTGTTTCGTTATGCTGGAAAGGCTCAGCCAAACGATGTTATTGAAACACTAGCCTATATGTTTGCTCATGATGATTGGCATCACAAATCATGGAGTGCTGGATTAACCGGCATAGCAGAGCATGAAGAAAATACCTGGTCTACAGTAGCTCCAATGGTTGCAAAATTACCGGATGAATTCTTCAGAGAAGAAGCATGGGCAGTCGCATGGTGGGCAAGAAAAGCCGGAACAAAAGTGGCTCCCCAAAGTATAGATGAAGCTCACCTTTGGAATATCGCATCACGGTTATTTGAATTGAGCGGGAATTCTGAACTAGAAACTGGAGAAGATTTCGATGCGATAGATAGGGCTATCAATGATCCTGTTGGAATAATGACTGAAGCCATTTTAGATCGACTAAATCTATATAAACTTGAATCACAGGATGAATTGCCAAGGCCCCAACCTTTTGAATTACTAGATCAGTTATTAGATAGTGATTTACTGACGTTAGGGCGAGTGATTTTGTTTTCACGACTAATGTATTTTTATTCAGTTGAGCCGGAATGGACTCAAACCAAAATGATTACGTTATTAAATTTTGATACATCTGATGATGCAAAATATTTTTGGCAAGGTTATTTATGGAATCCTCGGTTGTCTGCCGACTTGGCAATAGATTTGAAGGAGCCCATGCTTCAAGCGTTAGAAGCCAAAAGCCTTACGGGGAGGAATTTAGAGCAATTAGTAAGTTTGTTTACATTAGCCTGCCTTCAATACAAAGACTTATATACAAATAAAGAAATTCAACAGGCATTTCGTTCAATGGGTAACGAAGGTCTTGCTTATGCTGTAGGTTTTATGGAGAGTTCTGTTTCTTATGAGTCAGAAGGGCGTGATAATTATTGGTTGAATAGGATAAACCCTTTAATTCGTAAAGCGTGGCCTAAGGGAGGGAGCTATTTAACACAAGAAATTGCACAACATTTTACTCTGCTTCTACTTCAGTTAGACGATACTTTCCCTGAGGCACTAAAAACTGTTACACCAATGCTACGCTCAATTGATGATATGTACCTAGTGTTAGACCAGTTTAATAATTCCGATGTAATTGAAAAGTATCCAGAAGAAGCTTTTCAGTTGCTGTTTAAAATATTTAGTAATCAAAACAAATGGAATAATGACCTCTTGGGAAATCTAATGAATAAGTTTGGAACTGTGAGCCCAGCACTAAAAGAGACAACTGAATTCATGGTAATTAATGACTTTTTAGTGATGAGTCAATGA
- a CDS encoding LPP20 family lipoprotein, which produces MYILSINNLSSRYVAFAAILSLCLTGCSSVFNKHVEWETVAPETYPVIFAVGYAPISVQNGASESSRMLMALKASKLDAYRELTEQVFGQKVDSGQSLASLVIQNTSLDSSVQGVIRGAKVVKSYPVGDDMYATELELDFKLVNDIYLSTARPKRVKKVHYY; this is translated from the coding sequence ATGTACATATTAAGTATTAATAATCTAAGCAGCCGATATGTAGCTTTTGCAGCAATTTTAAGTTTATGTTTGACAGGCTGTTCTAGTGTGTTCAATAAACATGTTGAGTGGGAAACCGTTGCCCCTGAAACCTATCCCGTTATTTTTGCTGTTGGCTATGCACCTATCTCAGTTCAAAATGGGGCTAGTGAGTCCAGTCGAATGTTGATGGCACTCAAGGCCTCAAAGCTAGATGCATATCGTGAATTAACTGAGCAAGTGTTTGGACAAAAAGTGGATAGCGGTCAGTCTTTAGCAAGTTTGGTTATACAAAACACTAGTTTAGATAGCTCGGTACAAGGTGTGATCAGAGGTGCAAAAGTTGTCAAGAGTTATCCAGTAGGAGATGACATGTATGCGACTGAGTTAGAATTGGACTTTAAATTGGTCAACGATATCTACTTATCTACAGCACGACCCAAGCGCGTTAAAAAAGTCCATTATTATTAG
- a CDS encoding HipA family kinase — translation MINIIEIKQKMTQGKTEPWLCLGDDNNEYVVKRLNATFKGCLYEWIAANLGQRYGLAIPDCALVYVDESLVEYDIDLLVGLGSGVAFASRLQPDLQEVNVNLLRRADKQILTDLFMFDNWIQNGDRTLTEAGGNPNLYFNLASNNLVVFDHNLAFEQDFNIEEHKKLHVSSFLFRGQTDMFEPMFEKQMYVDKFTNALDGLDAIIATIPDEWLQEIPDALGEIDRIRVVLGAYNHDDFWRALQ, via the coding sequence ATGATAAACATCATCGAAATAAAGCAAAAAATGACACAGGGCAAAACTGAGCCTTGGCTTTGTTTGGGTGATGATAATAATGAATATGTAGTTAAGCGTTTGAATGCTACGTTTAAAGGTTGTTTGTATGAATGGATTGCGGCCAATTTAGGGCAGCGATATGGTTTGGCCATCCCAGATTGTGCACTGGTTTACGTCGATGAATCTTTGGTTGAGTATGACATCGATTTATTGGTTGGGCTTGGTTCTGGCGTTGCTTTTGCTTCTCGTTTGCAACCTGATTTACAGGAAGTTAACGTCAATTTATTGCGAAGAGCAGATAAACAAATTTTAACTGACTTGTTTATGTTTGATAACTGGATTCAAAATGGCGATAGAACTCTGACTGAAGCTGGAGGGAATCCAAATCTATACTTCAATTTAGCCTCAAATAATCTTGTGGTTTTCGACCATAATTTAGCATTTGAGCAAGACTTTAATATTGAAGAACATAAAAAACTACACGTATCGAGTTTTTTGTTTCGTGGCCAAACTGACATGTTTGAACCTATGTTCGAAAAACAAATGTATGTAGATAAATTTACCAATGCACTCGATGGCTTGGATGCAATTATTGCCACTATTCCTGATGAATGGTTACAAGAGATACCAGATGCACTTGGCGAAATAGATCGGATAAGAGTAGTATTAGGCGCATACAATCACGACGACTTCTGGAGGGCACTACAATGA
- the flgM gene encoding flagellar biosynthesis anti-sigma factor FlgM, with protein sequence MSINNINNGSPKAPVDNQRLSQQQQALNNGNAQQSSVQQAATAGVRQDSVSLTTYAQQLSQVQRKSTEAPVNQEKVDRLKKEIQSGDYQVNPESLAQKISTLESELFGTKA encoded by the coding sequence ATGTCCATTAACAACATAAACAACGGTAGCCCAAAAGCGCCAGTTGACAACCAGAGACTCAGTCAGCAACAGCAGGCTTTGAATAACGGTAATGCGCAACAGTCAAGTGTGCAACAAGCAGCAACAGCTGGTGTTCGCCAGGACTCTGTCTCATTGACGACATATGCACAACAACTTAGCCAAGTTCAGAGGAAAAGTACGGAAGCACCTGTCAATCAAGAAAAGGTTGATAGACTGAAAAAAGAGATTCAAAGCGGTGACTATCAAGTTAATCCTGAATCACTTGCTCAGAAGATTTCGACATTAGAATCAGAATTATTTGGTACTAAAGCATAA
- the flgN gene encoding flagellar export chaperone FlgN — MFELKKAIKSQHEFLLELQQILETELHLISSRDAESLINMLKTKEALLDSIQKQDTLIAGLYTKSSQEQKDNQEVVELFNHAKDMVAQCKYRTQINQTAVEQGQLRLEHLRNLLLESRAKESMTYDKSGRTQGGTSGSGISA; from the coding sequence ATGTTTGAATTAAAAAAAGCAATTAAAAGTCAACATGAATTCTTACTCGAATTACAACAGATTCTTGAAACAGAACTACACCTTATCAGTAGCAGAGATGCTGAATCACTGATTAACATGCTTAAAACTAAAGAAGCCTTGCTTGATTCTATACAAAAGCAAGACACTCTTATTGCAGGCCTGTATACCAAATCTAGTCAAGAACAAAAAGATAACCAAGAAGTTGTTGAGTTATTTAATCATGCAAAAGATATGGTTGCTCAATGCAAGTATCGCACTCAAATTAATCAAACAGCAGTAGAACAAGGTCAATTGCGCCTAGAACACCTACGTAATCTTTTATTAGAGTCCAGAGCCAAAGAATCTATGACCTACGATAAAAGTGGACGTACTCAAGGTGGTACTTCTGGTAGCGGGATCAGCGCTTAA
- a CDS encoding DUF3037 domain-containing protein, producing MNNTFNAVYQYAVVRFMPFIETREFANVGVVLIAPKTGKFLFKLAPKRFGRVTKFFDDLDGQLYKNAIETFTAELDRIQHYCINNGIRGKELVEYFTEVTRHRESVLHFGNIGRMMGETDLVELDKLYQRFVVRDFVNDEYREQQMVKVLRQTFVKELQLKFTQQNLMAGVLDIPMPLVHKGAQGYRVIKPLAFEQKTPLKAYEHAVHWLRRVEKLIEKRVVLKERALFTVERPANDKTDMIQVYDDVVGEIKQLGVKVDQFADMDNILQFAKAGIENKTNSEQHH from the coding sequence ATGAACAACACTTTTAACGCTGTTTACCAATACGCAGTAGTGCGCTTTATGCCCTTTATTGAAACCAGAGAGTTTGCCAACGTAGGTGTAGTGCTGATTGCGCCTAAGACCGGAAAGTTTTTATTTAAACTTGCACCTAAACGTTTTGGCCGTGTTACTAAGTTTTTCGACGATTTAGATGGGCAACTGTATAAAAATGCCATCGAAACTTTTACTGCAGAATTAGATAGAATCCAACATTATTGCATTAACAATGGAATACGCGGTAAAGAGTTAGTTGAATACTTTACTGAAGTTACTCGCCATAGAGAGTCTGTTCTGCATTTTGGCAATATTGGCCGCATGATGGGGGAAACCGATTTAGTAGAGCTTGATAAACTTTATCAGCGTTTTGTGGTGCGTGATTTTGTTAATGATGAATACCGCGAACAGCAAATGGTTAAAGTATTGAGACAAACTTTTGTTAAAGAATTACAACTAAAGTTTACTCAGCAGAATTTAATGGCAGGAGTGTTAGATATACCTATGCCATTAGTTCACAAAGGAGCTCAAGGATATAGAGTTATCAAACCATTGGCCTTTGAACAAAAAACACCGTTGAAAGCATATGAACACGCTGTTCACTGGTTAAGACGTGTAGAGAAATTGATTGAAAAGCGTGTTGTACTTAAAGAAAGAGCCTTGTTTACGGTTGAACGCCCAGCTAACGATAAGACTGATATGATCCAAGTCTACGATGACGTGGTGGGTGAAATTAAGCAGCTTGGGGTTAAGGTTGACCAATTTGCAGACATGGATAACATTCTTCAGTTCGCAAAAGCTGGAATTGAAAATAAAACTAATTCTGAACAGCATCATTAA
- a CDS encoding chemotaxis protein CheV, producing the protein MSEILNSVNQRTQLVGENRLELLLFKLNTRQRFGINVFKVREVLQCPPLTSMPRLNKLVRGIAHIRGQTISVIDMSLAVGGKRIEDLSTAFIIIAEYNSSVQGFLVGSVERIINTNWQSIMPPPKGSGRESYLTAVTQIENELIEILDVEKILNDISPVNTDLSDEVAGNLKVDNKHEKIIFIADDSSVARNQVKKALSSLGLEIELAKNGLEALKRLKEIAAETGDITDKVGVLISDIEMPEMDGYTLTAEIRNTPELKNLHVILHTSLSGVFNQAMVEKVGADDFIAKFHPDELATSVQKWFGNE; encoded by the coding sequence ATGTCTGAAATTCTTAACTCGGTCAACCAACGTACCCAACTGGTTGGTGAAAATAGATTAGAGTTGTTGTTGTTTAAGCTCAATACAAGACAGCGGTTTGGTATTAATGTATTTAAAGTGCGTGAAGTATTGCAGTGTCCACCTTTAACCTCTATGCCTAGACTGAATAAGTTAGTTAGAGGCATTGCTCACATCCGAGGGCAAACTATTTCCGTGATAGACATGAGTCTGGCTGTAGGCGGCAAGAGGATTGAAGACCTAAGCACTGCTTTTATTATCATTGCCGAATACAACAGTTCAGTACAAGGTTTTTTAGTGGGCTCAGTAGAGCGTATTATTAACACTAACTGGCAGTCTATTATGCCGCCGCCTAAAGGTAGTGGTCGAGAAAGTTATCTGACAGCAGTCACCCAAATTGAAAACGAGTTGATAGAAATTTTGGATGTTGAAAAAATTCTGAATGATATTTCACCTGTCAACACTGATTTGAGTGATGAAGTTGCAGGCAATCTAAAAGTAGATAATAAACATGAAAAAATAATATTTATTGCTGATGATTCCTCCGTGGCTCGTAATCAGGTTAAGAAAGCTTTGTCTTCACTCGGTCTAGAAATCGAATTAGCAAAAAATGGTCTTGAAGCTTTGAAGAGATTAAAAGAAATTGCTGCCGAAACAGGTGATATAACCGACAAAGTAGGTGTACTAATATCAGATATTGAAATGCCTGAGATGGACGGGTACACACTTACAGCAGAAATAAGAAATACTCCAGAGCTGAAAAATCTTCACGTTATTCTGCACACGTCTTTAAGTGGCGTGTTTAACCAGGCAATGGTTGAGAAAGTGGGTGCTGACGATTTTATTGCTAAGTTTCACCCAGATGAGTTGGCTACCTCGGTCCAAAAATGGTTTGGAAACGAGTAG
- the flgA gene encoding flagellar basal body P-ring formation chaperone FlgA, protein MNKSHYYRGLASLIAITTCMYTGITAADENNLTKQQLIREAEKFVLGQLDPESIKTIDVEAMPIDQRVEIPECTSTLTFSSSPEALSQSNVSVKAQCNNNDWYMFMVVKATETQPVVVISSAVSPGTLLTEDNIHIINMDKKRLRRSTFSDIEDVVGARIKRRVSAGRPVNPNNLCYVCKGDSVTISAGNPSMRVKTSGVALEDGRMGETIQVKNRRSNKKIYARVSSTGQVEIGI, encoded by the coding sequence ATGAATAAATCACATTATTATCGAGGATTAGCAAGCCTGATCGCAATAACTACTTGTATGTATACTGGTATAACGGCGGCAGATGAAAATAATTTAACAAAACAGCAATTGATCAGGGAGGCAGAAAAATTCGTATTAGGTCAATTAGACCCCGAAAGTATCAAAACCATCGATGTAGAAGCTATGCCTATTGACCAACGGGTTGAGATACCAGAGTGTACTTCCACTTTAACTTTCTCCTCGAGTCCGGAAGCACTAAGCCAGTCGAATGTTTCGGTAAAAGCCCAATGTAATAACAACGACTGGTATATGTTTATGGTAGTAAAAGCCACGGAAACGCAACCGGTTGTGGTTATCTCTAGCGCAGTTAGTCCAGGAACATTATTAACCGAAGATAATATTCATATAATTAATATGGATAAAAAACGTTTAAGAAGAAGTACATTTTCCGATATAGAGGATGTAGTCGGCGCAAGGATAAAACGTCGCGTTTCAGCGGGCAGACCCGTTAACCCAAATAACTTATGTTATGTGTGCAAAGGCGACAGCGTTACTATCTCTGCTGGCAATCCCAGTATGCGAGTAAAAACCAGTGGTGTCGCACTAGAAGACGGTAGAATGGGTGAAACAATTCAAGTGAAAAATAGACGTTCTAATAAAAAAATATACGCCCGAGTATCCAGTACAGGACAAGTAGAAATTGGGATTTAA
- a CDS encoding flagellar assembly protein FlgT produces the protein MAIWFEASGQAIIHNGEKEAARQQATQEAIKQALLFSGASVKSIQSLANGLLEDDRFEIRASGEVNNIELIDEIYHDDYVTVSIRADIFPQEALCTASDYKKNIVTTWYNINKRQQAAVGNLYDFGKVIAEKLQQEAQNHAKYSFINRVEPYYLSPSDKEKKATAFELAKKSNAQYVLYGEILEFAVETSKASGLAFWKSDLSKRNLTLAFSMYDGNSGEMVFQNTQNMSAIWDFDPFQPIDSNSRKLWNSTFGSATEKAIQSVVRLIDESVSCLPAFGRVINVTGESLSINIGKHNGVKQGDKLTLFQVNQFFDAQNFPHRQFQLHPEEVIVRQVFAETAVVASVTGAPLANIQPNDFVARR, from the coding sequence ATGGCCATTTGGTTCGAAGCCTCAGGCCAAGCCATTATTCACAATGGTGAAAAAGAAGCGGCACGCCAACAAGCGACTCAAGAAGCCATTAAACAAGCGCTACTATTCTCTGGTGCGTCAGTTAAGAGTATTCAGTCACTTGCTAATGGTTTACTTGAAGACGACCGCTTTGAAATTCGCGCTTCAGGTGAAGTGAATAACATTGAACTGATTGATGAAATTTACCACGACGACTACGTTACAGTTTCCATAAGAGCAGATATATTTCCACAAGAAGCCCTGTGCACGGCTTCAGATTATAAAAAAAATATTGTAACGACATGGTATAACATCAATAAACGGCAACAAGCTGCCGTCGGCAACCTCTATGATTTTGGTAAAGTCATAGCTGAAAAGCTACAACAAGAAGCACAAAACCATGCTAAATATTCATTTATAAATCGTGTAGAGCCTTATTATTTAAGTCCATCCGATAAAGAAAAGAAAGCAACAGCATTTGAGCTTGCGAAAAAATCGAATGCTCAATATGTTCTTTACGGAGAAATACTAGAATTTGCTGTAGAAACCTCAAAAGCATCAGGCTTAGCGTTTTGGAAAAGCGATCTAAGCAAACGAAATCTTACACTGGCCTTCTCAATGTATGATGGCAACTCAGGTGAAATGGTCTTTCAAAACACACAAAATATGTCAGCGATATGGGACTTTGACCCGTTCCAACCTATAGACAGCAATAGTCGAAAATTATGGAATTCAACGTTTGGATCTGCAACCGAGAAGGCCATACAATCAGTCGTAAGATTAATAGATGAATCAGTAAGTTGCTTGCCTGCATTTGGTCGGGTAATAAACGTTACGGGTGAGAGCCTAAGTATTAATATTGGCAAACACAACGGCGTAAAACAAGGAGACAAATTGACATTATTTCAAGTTAATCAATTTTTCGATGCTCAAAATTTCCCACACCGACAATTTCAATTACATCCCGAGGAGGTGATAGTGAGACAAGTATTTGCAGAAACAGCCGTCGTCGCTTCAGTTACTGGTGCCCCTTTGGCTAATATTCAACCAAACGATTTTGTAGCACGAAGATAA